The genome window GCAAACGATGTCCACTGCCCTTATTGCGGCGCAAGAGAAACGAAAAAGATGCCGTCGGGTTTCAACTACAGCTCGACCAGCCTGTCCAGCGGAAAAAGCGGCTTAAGTTCATCTTGCAGCGGAGGCGCCGGACATTTCGGCAGGCGTTTTGGTTGAGCTTAACAAAAGAGCTCAGGCCGTGTGCCTGCATGACGCATGACACAAGAGGTCGGGCATGTTCATCGCCTGGCCTCTTTATTTATTACTGCCTTATCAGACCTGCCCTATATTGTGCATATGCATCTCTTGTAAAAAGATATGGATCAATGGCCTCTCTTTTGATCTTTTCATATTCTCCCATATGAAGAGATATGTAATTAACCCTGACAACCCCTTCCGTCCCCCAATATTCAGCCGTAGTGAGGAGATATGTCATCGGATCGGGCAAAAAATCCACCACAATCCCGATCCCATCCCTTAGGCTTGACGGCCCAAAAAACGGCAGCACCAGATAAAAACCTGGACCTGCACCATAGCGTCCGAGCGTTTGGCCGAAATCTTCCTGTTTTTTTGGGATGTCCCAAAAATTTCTTGCCGGATCAAACAAACCCCCTACTCCATAGATACTGTTTATGCAGAAGCGGGTAAACTCATTGGAGGCATCGCTTATCCTTCCCTGGAGGAGACAGTTGCTAAGCCTTATAGGCGTAGCAAGATTTGAAAAGAAGTTAGAGACCGATATCCTGGCCGTCTCAGGTATTACAAAAGAATATCCCTTTGCTATAGGTTTAAAAAAATAAAAATAAAGTTTATCATTTAGCTGAAACATGATGCGATTGAATGGCTCTATAGGGTCTGGCATCGATGCGATGGCCTTCTCATATTCTTCATCTTGGTTGTTCGATTCAGAATCGAATGGTTTGGCGATGGAAGTTGCACCTTGTGCGTCATTTGCGGATACATCGTTTACAACGAACAGAGCCTGGTTTATGCACAGCAAAGATACGACTATTGGCAAAACGGCAGCGTGCGACAGTTTCATAGTCCCTCCGGTAAATTAAAAAACCGATGCCATGCGATTGTTGGCACCAATCAATCTTAAAGATACTTCATTTAATAATACCCTTAGCAATTTCGCCGCAATATCAGGGAATTTCTCAAGGAGTTCCTCAAAGGAATCCCATTTCATAACGGCAAGACATGTCTCTTCAAGGGCCGTTGCAGTGGCTGATCGTGGAAGTTCGCCTTTATTTAGTATGGCCCTTTCTCCGATAAATGAACCACTTCCCAAGATAGACAATACAAAATATTTGTCATGGAACTCAGTCTGCTTTTTAATTTCAAGCTTTCCAGAGACAATAAAGGCCATCCAATCAGCCCTGTCTCCTTCTTTAAAAAGAATCTCGCCAGCCAGCGATTTTTTTAGTGCAAAAAAAGAGGAAAGGTTGTCAATGGCTATACCTTTCAGGCAGCTGAGCCCAGCAAGAGATATTTTTATATCTAAGCATGGATCTCTTTTATCCATTTAATATCATATGCCTTTATTGTGATTATTTCTTGATGCATTTAATTCATCTATTTTTTTATTCATTTCTTGAATCAAATCAGCAAAACCTTTTTGTCTTATAATTTGATTATATGTTCCTCTATATGTACTTACAAGACTTACATTTTCAATTATAACATCATATATATACCAGCTTTTACCATTAAAAAACATATAATAAATAAGTGGTATATCATTTGTTTTTGTTCGGACAAGTGTATTTACTCTTGCAGTATCACCTTGTAGAATTTCATTCTGGAAAATAACTTTTTCATCTGAGTAGCTTTCAATTTTTCCTATATAAGACGCCTCAAGGAGTTTTGAAAACAAATCTGCAAAGGTCTCCCGCTGTTCAGGCGTA of Dissulfurimicrobium hydrothermale contains these proteins:
- a CDS encoding MlaC/ttg2D family ABC transporter substrate-binding protein, giving the protein MKTISQLKFIATLLLIAIFIASSFRPAIANNKQDPMALISTTVNSIIDLLKNKNLNKDEKTQKIRALVFERFDFNEMSKRVLGTNWRGLTPEQRETFADLFSKLLEASYIGKIESYSDEKVIFQNEILQGDTARVNTLVRTKTNDIPLIYYMFFNGKSWYIYDVIIENVSLVSTYRGTYNQIIRQKGFADLIQEMNKKIDELNASRNNHNKGI
- a CDS encoding FmdB family zinc ribbon protein encodes the protein MPIFDFFCNNCKKTFERFVSSFKDANDVHCPYCGARETKKMPSGFNYSSTSLSSGKSGLSSSCSGGAGHFGRRFG
- a CDS encoding MlaA family lipoprotein, translated to MKLSHAAVLPIVVSLLCINQALFVVNDVSANDAQGATSIAKPFDSESNNQDEEYEKAIASMPDPIEPFNRIMFQLNDKLYFYFFKPIAKGYSFVIPETARISVSNFFSNLATPIRLSNCLLQGRISDASNEFTRFCINSIYGVGGLFDPARNFWDIPKKQEDFGQTLGRYGAGPGFYLVLPFFGPSSLRDGIGIVVDFLPDPMTYLLTTAEYWGTEGVVRVNYISLHMGEYEKIKREAIDPYLFTRDAYAQYRAGLIRQ
- a CDS encoding Crp/Fnr family transcriptional regulator, producing MDKRDPCLDIKISLAGLSCLKGIAIDNLSSFFALKKSLAGEILFKEGDRADWMAFIVSGKLEIKKQTEFHDKYFVLSILGSGSFIGERAILNKGELPRSATATALEETCLAVMKWDSFEELLEKFPDIAAKLLRVLLNEVSLRLIGANNRMASVF